The following are encoded together in the Rhizobium sp. SSA_523 genome:
- a CDS encoding GntR family transcriptional regulator, with translation MAFAMQLVIDRTLPVSLRSQLHGLIEYGISCGDLSPGETLPSVRELAETLGVAPMTVAQVYADLKAAGLVETRPGAGTFVSHRQQVHAVPGGELSTLYGQIDALIEQSRRLGMRSVDLMALISGRVSHGIGRDQRRRLLMVGLFGEATESYARFLADRLGPEVIVEPVTVPELESDPAIRARAGTADLVVTLVNKQQQVEALLPETRVVAIRFTPSQETRRSLASLESLERIAAVSRFPEFLPILKSGVTKFAPHVADVAADTIGSPGLAEAISRATVLVYATGAEAILAEIAPDMPRIEYRHAPDTADIERVVVPALRLAGREPGPDVNDQSHSDLLQKEAT, from the coding sequence TTGGCATTTGCCATGCAACTCGTCATCGATCGTACATTGCCGGTTTCGTTGCGCAGCCAGCTCCACGGCCTGATCGAGTATGGGATCAGTTGCGGCGACCTGTCGCCCGGCGAGACGCTCCCATCCGTGCGGGAGCTGGCGGAAACGCTCGGCGTTGCCCCGATGACGGTCGCTCAGGTCTATGCCGATCTGAAGGCCGCCGGCCTCGTCGAGACGCGCCCCGGCGCGGGCACCTTTGTCAGCCATCGCCAGCAGGTGCACGCAGTGCCCGGAGGCGAGCTGTCGACACTTTATGGACAGATCGATGCCCTGATCGAGCAGAGCCGCAGGCTCGGCATGCGCTCGGTCGATCTCATGGCGCTGATTAGCGGGCGCGTCTCCCATGGAATCGGCCGGGATCAAAGGCGCCGCCTCCTGATGGTTGGCCTGTTCGGCGAAGCGACGGAAAGCTATGCGCGTTTCCTTGCCGACCGGCTGGGGCCGGAGGTGATCGTCGAACCGGTGACCGTGCCCGAGTTGGAAAGCGACCCGGCGATCCGGGCGCGTGCCGGCACGGCAGATCTTGTGGTGACCCTCGTCAACAAGCAACAGCAGGTCGAGGCGCTCCTGCCGGAGACCCGCGTGGTGGCGATCCGCTTTACCCCCTCGCAGGAAACCCGGCGATCTCTCGCCTCGCTGGAATCGCTGGAGCGCATTGCTGCCGTCTCCCGCTTTCCCGAATTCCTGCCGATCCTCAAGAGCGGCGTGACAAAGTTCGCTCCGCATGTCGCCGACGTGGCCGCCGACACCATCGGCAGTCCCGGCCTGGCGGAGGCGATTTCCAGGGCCACTGTCCTCGTCTATGCCACAGGTGCGGAAGCCATTCTGGCGGAGATCGCGCCGGACATGCCGCGCATCGAATATCGCCACGCCCCCGATACCGCAGATATCGAGCGGGTCGTCGTACCAGCTTTGCGTCTTGCCGGCCGAGAGCCGGGACCGGACGTGAACGACCAGTCCCATTCAGATCTCTTGCAGAAGGAAGCAACATGA
- a CDS encoding creatininase family protein — MKIADMNWMQVEERAAKDDRCILPIGSVEQHAYLSLATDMILAEKVSVDAAEPLGVPVFPVLPYGLASSFATFPGTLTLSLSSYIGIIRDLMDSIHRSGFRRILIVNGHGGNTPATAVISEWLNAHPDSSVKFHDWWRAPRTLAKVQAIDPAASHASWMENFPWTRTNDPRQPSGAKPQVDYARLARIDAGRKREMLGDGNYHGLYQRPDEDMLAIWEVAVAETRDLLEGDWH; from the coding sequence ATGAAGATTGCCGATATGAACTGGATGCAGGTTGAAGAGCGCGCCGCCAAGGACGACCGCTGCATTCTTCCGATCGGCAGCGTCGAGCAGCATGCCTATCTCAGCCTAGCCACCGACATGATCCTGGCAGAGAAAGTCTCCGTGGATGCCGCCGAACCGCTTGGCGTTCCGGTCTTCCCGGTCCTGCCCTATGGCCTGGCATCGTCCTTCGCGACCTTCCCCGGCACGCTGACGCTCTCGCTGTCCAGCTATATCGGCATTATCCGCGACCTGATGGACAGTATCCACCGCTCGGGCTTTCGCCGCATCCTGATCGTCAATGGTCACGGCGGCAACACGCCGGCAACGGCCGTCATATCAGAGTGGCTGAATGCGCATCCGGACAGTTCGGTAAAATTCCATGACTGGTGGCGGGCGCCGCGGACCCTGGCGAAAGTGCAGGCCATCGATCCCGCTGCCTCGCATGCCTCATGGATGGAGAACTTCCCATGGACGCGGACGAATGATCCGCGACAGCCGTCAGGCGCGAAACCGCAGGTGGATTATGCCCGCCTTGCGCGCATCGATGCCGGACGCAAGCGGGAGATGCTGGGAGATGGCAATTATCACGGCCTCTATCAGCGTCCCGATGAAGACATGCTGGCGATTTGGGAGGTCGCTGTCGCGGAAACGCGGGATCTCCTGGAGGGTGACTGGCACTGA
- a CDS encoding carboxypeptidase M32, with protein sequence MHFEIFEQQIAELNDVLCAVNLLTWDSRTMMPPGGLDARSKQIATLVAIARDMATGDALQRSIEDARADLAGSDPSDVRLQAVEQAAAATAVLARIPASLVSASAELKTVAQGAWSRARAADDFAAFAPYLEQTLDMQREIASAIGYRDHPYDALIATYEPGMTWSQLQKLYGELRAALLPLLDRAKGAKVRPEILERAYPVERQRAFSMLIASRFGYDFERGRLDDAVHPFEISFTRSDVRITGRFRDTWLPGGLFAVWHEAGHGMYEQGVAPALARSTFTTDFINLYAVGGTSFGVHESQSRLWENRVGRSRQFWELHFSALRAEFPEQLSDVTADDFWRAVNAAQPGLIRVEADELTYDLHIMLRSEIEAGLMAGEIKVADLREVWRDKMKASLGLDVPSDRLGVLQDVHWSSGMVGSFPTYTLGNIMSSQFFAAALKEGSVEQGLESGDYLPLKIWLTDNVHCFGRSKSASQLLVDATGSDLSIAAYVGDLSRKVDDLLG encoded by the coding sequence ATGCATTTCGAAATCTTCGAGCAGCAGATTGCCGAACTCAACGACGTCCTCTGCGCCGTCAACCTTCTGACATGGGACAGTCGCACGATGATGCCGCCCGGCGGGCTGGATGCACGCAGCAAACAGATCGCCACCCTCGTCGCAATCGCGCGCGACATGGCCACGGGTGACGCGCTGCAGCGGTCGATCGAGGATGCGCGGGCGGACCTTGCAGGAAGTGATCCCAGCGATGTGCGTCTTCAGGCCGTGGAACAGGCCGCGGCGGCGACGGCGGTTCTGGCGCGCATTCCCGCATCGCTCGTCAGTGCGTCTGCCGAGCTCAAGACCGTGGCGCAGGGTGCCTGGAGCCGGGCGAGGGCCGCCGACGATTTTGCTGCCTTCGCACCGTACCTGGAGCAAACGCTCGATATGCAGCGCGAGATTGCTTCCGCCATTGGCTATCGGGATCATCCCTATGATGCGCTGATCGCGACCTATGAGCCGGGCATGACCTGGTCGCAACTGCAAAAGCTTTATGGCGAGTTGCGAGCAGCGCTTCTTCCTCTTCTTGATCGGGCCAAGGGAGCCAAAGTGCGACCCGAGATCCTCGAGCGCGCCTATCCGGTGGAGCGTCAGCGCGCATTTTCCATGCTGATCGCCTCGCGGTTCGGATATGATTTCGAGCGCGGCCGGCTCGACGACGCCGTTCACCCGTTCGAGATTTCCTTCACTCGCTCCGATGTCCGCATCACCGGCCGGTTCCGCGATACGTGGCTGCCGGGTGGGCTCTTTGCCGTTTGGCACGAGGCGGGGCACGGCATGTATGAGCAGGGCGTGGCACCCGCTCTGGCCCGCTCCACCTTCACCACGGATTTCATCAATCTCTACGCGGTCGGTGGCACGAGTTTCGGCGTTCATGAATCGCAGTCGCGCCTCTGGGAGAACCGGGTCGGGCGTTCGCGGCAATTCTGGGAGTTGCATTTTTCAGCACTTCGCGCGGAGTTTCCCGAACAGCTGTCGGACGTCACCGCCGATGACTTCTGGCGGGCGGTGAATGCCGCGCAGCCCGGCCTGATCCGGGTGGAGGCGGACGAGCTGACCTATGACCTGCACATCATGCTGCGCTCGGAAATCGAGGCCGGACTGATGGCCGGCGAGATAAAGGTTGCCGATCTGCGGGAGGTTTGGCGCGACAAGATGAAGGCGTCGCTGGGTCTCGACGTGCCAAGTGACCGGCTGGGTGTTCTCCAGGACGTGCACTGGTCTTCGGGCATGGTCGGATCCTTCCCCACCTACACGCTCGGCAATATCATGTCCTCGCAGTTCTTTGCTGCGGCTCTCAAAGAAGGATCGGTCGAGCAGGGGCTGGAGAGCGGCGATTACCTGCCGCTGAAAATCTGGCTGACCGACAATGTCCATTGCTTCGGGCGATCGAAGTCCGCAAGCCAGCTGCTGGTGGATGCGACCGGCTCGGACCTTTCCATCGCCGCCTATGTCGGTGATCTATCGCGCAAAGTCGACGATCTGCTGGGCTAG
- a CDS encoding MarR family winged helix-turn-helix transcriptional regulator, protein MTVQLEQASLETLLRQGGKTVSTGEPVDALVGVKLWDNPCWLSFRINFLALQFNVPIYRWTEKEFGLPRPEFVVLYSLGLADGLTASAICVSSGFPKNTISRAIQKLIDKDIIRREVDPADLRSFVLYITDEGRRIVDAAMQPMVERERAMLSALTPAEMLMLSELLAKVVVNSPVSPPMINIEENEE, encoded by the coding sequence ATGACGGTGCAGCTGGAACAGGCGTCGCTCGAAACGCTTCTTCGTCAAGGCGGAAAAACCGTGTCGACGGGAGAGCCGGTCGATGCGCTGGTCGGGGTGAAACTGTGGGACAATCCGTGCTGGCTGTCGTTTCGCATCAATTTCCTCGCCCTGCAGTTCAACGTGCCGATCTATCGCTGGACGGAGAAAGAGTTCGGCCTGCCGCGGCCGGAATTCGTCGTGCTCTATTCCCTCGGGCTGGCCGACGGGCTCACGGCAAGCGCCATCTGCGTCTCGTCGGGCTTTCCCAAGAACACCATCAGCCGGGCCATCCAGAAGCTGATCGACAAGGACATTATTCGCCGCGAGGTCGATCCCGCGGATCTGCGCAGCTTCGTCCTCTACATTACGGACGAGGGCAGGCGCATCGTTGATGCTGCCATGCAGCCCATGGTCGAGCGCGAAAGAGCCATGCTCTCCGCCCTGACGCCGGCGGAAATGCTGATGCTCTCCGAGCTTCTGGCAAAGGTCGTCGTGAATTCACCTGTCTCGCCACCAATGATAAATATAGAGGAGAACGAAGAATGA
- a CDS encoding SDR family NAD(P)-dependent oxidoreductase, whose product MNISFEDKIVVVTGAAHGFGRAIAYGFASRGARVHACDVNEAGLEETIALCGDRTTAHSLDVGNRAEVQALVPSFGAVDILVNNAGGVRGQIGRPIEDISESDWQGILDVNLSGAFFMAQAVAPAMKKKRCGRIINISSGAGLGISLTGIQSYASAKAGQIGLTRQLAHELGPWNITVNNVAPGFVRSNPATERQWEAMGEDGQQRLLNNIALKRLGSAEDIAAMVMFFASEQAGWISGQVISVDGGK is encoded by the coding sequence ATGAACATTTCGTTTGAGGACAAGATCGTCGTGGTGACCGGAGCGGCCCACGGCTTCGGTCGGGCGATCGCCTACGGATTTGCAAGCCGCGGCGCCCGCGTCCATGCATGCGATGTGAACGAGGCCGGGCTCGAAGAGACGATCGCATTGTGCGGCGACCGGACCACCGCCCATAGTCTCGATGTCGGCAATCGTGCCGAGGTCCAGGCTCTCGTCCCCTCCTTCGGCGCCGTCGACATTCTCGTCAACAATGCCGGTGGCGTGCGCGGCCAGATCGGCCGCCCTATCGAGGACATCAGCGAGAGCGACTGGCAGGGCATTCTCGACGTCAACCTGTCTGGCGCCTTCTTCATGGCGCAGGCGGTTGCCCCTGCCATGAAGAAGAAGCGGTGCGGCCGCATCATCAACATCTCCAGCGGCGCAGGGCTTGGCATCTCGCTGACCGGCATCCAATCCTATGCCAGCGCCAAAGCCGGCCAGATCGGCCTCACCCGCCAGCTCGCCCATGAACTCGGGCCCTGGAACATCACCGTCAACAATGTCGCCCCCGGCTTCGTGCGGTCCAACCCCGCGACGGAACGGCAATGGGAGGCGATGGGCGAGGACGGGCAACAGCGGCTCTTGAACAACATCGCGCTGAAGCGCCTCGGCAGCGCGGAGGATATTGCTGCCATGGTGATGTTTTTCGCCAGCGAGCAGGCAGGCTGGATCTCCGGCCAGGTCATCAGCGTCGATGGCGGCAAATGA
- a CDS encoding isoaspartyl peptidase/L-asparaginase family protein, with the protein MGTLALAIHGGCGVMAKLDLSEDEWAAARVDLGRALKAGWQILAAGGSSLDAVEAAVVVMEDSPHFNAGYGAALNTEGRHELDASIMDGRTLEAGAVTLVRRIRNPVKAARKLMEHGDALLLGGPAADAFAEQAGLAMVEPDYFTTERRTKALAAMKAHAAAGTAAKASEAEKHGTVGAVALDGQGHLAAATSTGGYNNKPDGRIGDTPIIGAGTYARDGACAVSGTGKGEFFMRYAVGHEIASRVAYLGESLEAAAAKLVQQDLKQHDIGAGLVAVGADGSITAPYNTDGMFRGWVTPEGEFYVGTHSDVMRLHPD; encoded by the coding sequence ATGGGAACTCTTGCTCTGGCCATTCATGGCGGCTGCGGGGTCATGGCAAAGCTCGACCTCAGCGAGGACGAGTGGGCCGCTGCGCGGGTCGATCTGGGGCGGGCATTGAAGGCTGGCTGGCAGATCCTGGCGGCGGGCGGTTCATCGCTCGATGCGGTCGAGGCGGCCGTGGTCGTCATGGAGGATAGCCCGCATTTCAACGCAGGCTATGGTGCGGCGCTCAACACGGAAGGGCGGCACGAGCTCGATGCATCGATCATGGACGGCAGGACGCTGGAAGCCGGCGCCGTGACCCTCGTGCGGCGCATCCGCAATCCGGTGAAGGCGGCGCGCAAGCTGATGGAGCATGGCGATGCGCTTCTCCTGGGTGGGCCGGCAGCAGATGCCTTCGCCGAACAGGCCGGACTGGCCATGGTGGAGCCGGATTATTTTACCACCGAACGGCGGACGAAGGCGCTTGCCGCGATGAAGGCTCATGCAGCCGCGGGCACGGCAGCAAAGGCAAGCGAAGCGGAAAAGCACGGCACCGTGGGTGCGGTGGCGCTGGACGGCCAAGGGCACCTCGCGGCCGCGACGTCCACCGGGGGCTACAACAACAAGCCGGATGGACGCATCGGCGATACGCCGATCATTGGTGCGGGAACCTATGCACGGGACGGCGCCTGCGCTGTCTCGGGGACGGGCAAGGGCGAATTCTTCATGCGCTATGCCGTCGGTCACGAGATTGCCAGCCGCGTCGCCTATCTCGGCGAAAGCCTGGAAGCTGCGGCCGCCAAGCTCGTCCAGCAGGACCTGAAGCAACACGATATCGGCGCGGGCCTCGTCGCCGTAGGGGCCGACGGATCGATCACCGCACCCTACAATACCGATGGCATGTTCCGCGGCTGGGTGACGCCCGAGGGCGAATTCTATGTCGGCACCCATTCGGACGTGATGCGGCTCCACCCCGACTGA
- a CDS encoding ketopantoate reductase family protein — translation MMSQPIVIWGAGAIGGTLGAAFLRAGEDVLFVDTAKDHVDAINTGGLRIAGPIFEGVFQAKACLPQDLRGEFSRIYLCVKAHHTEDATKALVQHLSSDGYVVSAQNGLNEQVIARIVGENRVVGCFVNFGADYLEPGLVHYSGHGAVVIGELDGRFSDRAEEIYALLKQFEPKALITNNIWGFLWGKMIYGALLFGTALTNDSIADVLDRPAARPVLRKLALEVATVAAINNIKPEAFDGFDPSAFGPLAEQQQTDRSFDDMVAHNRRSLKSHSGIWRDLAVRKRKTEVDAQVLPVVSIGQDSRVPTPMVAKLVEMIHEIEDGRRPLDFANLEELGKAGA, via the coding sequence ATGATGAGCCAGCCGATCGTGATCTGGGGAGCGGGCGCCATCGGCGGCACGCTGGGGGCCGCTTTCCTGCGCGCCGGGGAAGACGTGCTCTTCGTGGATACCGCGAAGGACCATGTGGATGCCATTAACACTGGCGGGCTGCGCATCGCCGGGCCCATCTTCGAGGGCGTATTCCAGGCGAAAGCCTGCCTGCCTCAGGACCTTCGCGGAGAGTTCTCGCGTATTTATCTCTGCGTCAAGGCTCATCACACCGAAGATGCCACGAAGGCGCTGGTGCAGCATCTGTCATCGGACGGCTATGTGGTCTCGGCCCAGAACGGATTGAACGAGCAGGTGATCGCGCGGATCGTCGGCGAAAACCGGGTCGTCGGATGCTTCGTCAATTTTGGCGCGGATTACCTTGAGCCGGGGCTGGTCCATTATAGCGGCCATGGAGCGGTCGTCATCGGCGAGCTCGACGGTCGGTTCTCCGACCGCGCCGAGGAAATCTACGCCCTGCTCAAGCAGTTCGAGCCGAAGGCGCTGATCACCAACAATATCTGGGGCTTCCTCTGGGGCAAGATGATCTACGGCGCGCTGCTGTTCGGGACGGCACTGACCAATGACAGCATTGCCGATGTTCTGGACAGACCGGCTGCGCGTCCCGTGCTGCGAAAGCTCGCGCTGGAGGTGGCGACTGTGGCGGCGATCAACAATATCAAGCCGGAAGCCTTTGATGGTTTCGATCCCTCGGCCTTCGGTCCGCTTGCAGAACAGCAGCAGACCGACCGCTCCTTCGACGACATGGTGGCGCATAATCGTCGCTCGCTGAAGTCTCATTCCGGCATCTGGCGCGACCTGGCGGTGCGCAAGCGCAAGACGGAAGTGGACGCCCAGGTCCTGCCTGTCGTCTCCATCGGTCAGGACTCCAGGGTTCCGACACCCATGGTGGCGAAACTGGTCGAGATGATCCACGAGATCGAAGATGGCCGGCGTCCGCTCGATTTCGCCAATCTGGAAGAGCTCGGAAAGGCCGGCGCATGA
- a CDS encoding ABC transporter substrate-binding protein codes for MSIHNVLRSVALVSALLGGVSSAALAADLTVGVRAGPLSVDPHFTAAGTHAEAMKHIFDSLVKSGNNLELEPGLATSWTAIDDTTWEFKLRQGVKFHDGSDFTAEDVKFSIERIPAVTGPNPTTIYVRRVRGIEIVDPYTIRIKTDGPAPTLPNDFIRLFVVSHTAAKDYSASADKAAEGFNSGKAAIGTGPYKFVSWTPKEQLVVEKFDGYWGEKEPWDKVTRKEIPNDAARVAQLKAGQVDLIARIPSSDVPTLEQDSKLSIVRQESVYLFNIAFDFRDKPPQVSAKDGSPLPKNPFQDPKVREAFDLAIDREALTEIAMEGMGAVQSQLVTPNIFGWNPDVKPTQADPAKAKALLAEAGYPDGFKVTFSFTNDRLPGDKDVGTTIAQMLTAVGIQVEANAQPGAVFFPANTRGDYSMTMSGWGTLTGEANYTLSSLTHSNDPEKKLGAFNLRGYVNPTMDKLIEDAAVEMDTAKREKFLMDANALVATDRPYLAIASTISAWGMKKNITIVARSDEDTLAMNIRPAQ; via the coding sequence ATGAGCATTCATAACGTGTTGCGCAGCGTCGCGCTGGTGTCTGCCTTACTGGGCGGCGTATCGTCGGCGGCGCTTGCCGCAGATCTCACAGTCGGCGTGAGAGCCGGTCCGCTTTCGGTCGATCCGCATTTCACGGCCGCCGGCACGCATGCCGAGGCCATGAAGCATATTTTCGATTCCCTTGTAAAATCCGGCAACAATCTGGAACTGGAGCCGGGGCTTGCCACCAGCTGGACGGCCATCGACGACACGACCTGGGAGTTCAAGCTGCGGCAGGGCGTCAAATTCCATGACGGTTCGGATTTCACCGCGGAAGACGTGAAATTCTCCATCGAACGGATCCCGGCGGTCACCGGGCCCAACCCGACGACCATCTATGTCCGTCGCGTGCGTGGCATCGAAATCGTCGATCCCTATACGATCCGCATCAAGACCGACGGTCCCGCACCGACCCTGCCCAACGACTTCATCCGTCTGTTCGTGGTCTCGCACACGGCGGCGAAGGACTATTCCGCCAGCGCCGACAAGGCCGCCGAAGGCTTCAATTCCGGCAAGGCTGCAATCGGCACAGGCCCCTACAAGTTCGTGTCCTGGACGCCGAAGGAGCAGCTGGTCGTCGAGAAGTTCGACGGTTACTGGGGCGAAAAGGAGCCCTGGGACAAGGTAACCCGCAAGGAAATTCCCAATGATGCGGCGCGCGTCGCGCAGTTGAAGGCCGGGCAGGTCGATCTGATCGCCCGCATCCCCTCGTCCGACGTGCCGACGCTGGAGCAGGACAGCAAGCTCTCCATCGTCCGCCAGGAAAGCGTCTACCTGTTCAATATCGCCTTCGATTTCCGCGACAAGCCTCCGCAGGTCAGTGCCAAGGACGGGTCGCCTCTGCCCAAGAACCCCTTCCAGGACCCCAAGGTCCGCGAGGCCTTCGATCTTGCCATTGATCGGGAAGCCCTGACCGAGATCGCCATGGAAGGCATGGGCGCCGTTCAGTCGCAGCTTGTTACCCCGAACATCTTCGGCTGGAACCCGGATGTGAAGCCGACACAGGCTGATCCTGCCAAGGCCAAGGCTTTGCTGGCCGAGGCCGGCTATCCGGACGGTTTCAAGGTGACCTTCTCGTTCACCAATGACCGCCTGCCGGGCGACAAGGATGTCGGCACGACTATCGCCCAGATGCTGACGGCAGTCGGCATCCAGGTCGAGGCCAATGCGCAGCCGGGCGCCGTCTTCTTCCCCGCCAATACACGGGGCGACTATTCCATGACCATGTCCGGCTGGGGAACCCTGACCGGCGAGGCGAACTACACGCTGTCGTCGCTGACGCATTCGAACGATCCGGAAAAGAAGCTGGGTGCCTTCAATCTGCGGGGCTATGTCAATCCGACGATGGACAAGCTGATCGAGGACGCCGCCGTCGAGATGGACACGGCAAAGCGCGAGAAGTTCCTGATGGATGCCAATGCGCTCGTCGCGACAGATCGCCCCTATCTGGCGATCGCCTCGACCATTTCCGCCTGGGGCATGAAGAAGAACATCACCATTGTCGCGCGCTCCGATGAGGACACGCTGGCGATGAACATCCGCCCGGCACAATAG